The following are encoded together in the Nocardioides okcheonensis genome:
- a CDS encoding acyl carrier protein translates to MATTEEIRADLADIVNEVAGVDADDVQLDKSFVDDLDVDSLSMVEVVVAAEEKFGVTIPDDEVKNLKTVGDAVAYIERAQG, encoded by the coding sequence ATGGCCACCACCGAAGAAATCCGCGCCGACCTCGCCGACATCGTCAACGAGGTCGCCGGCGTCGACGCCGACGACGTCCAGCTGGACAAGTCGTTCGTGGACGACCTCGACGTCGACTCGCTCTCCATGGTCGAGGTCGTCGTGGCCGCCGAGGAGAAGTTCGGCGTGACCATCCCCGACGACGAGGTCAAGAACCTCAAGACCGTCGGCGACGCCGTCGCCTACATCGAGCGCGCCCAGGGCTGA